One Carassius carassius chromosome 28, fCarCar2.1, whole genome shotgun sequence genomic window carries:
- the LOC132107858 gene encoding gap junction delta-2 protein-like, producing the protein MADWSILGRFLTEVQNHSTVIGKIWLTVLLIFRILLVTLVGDAVYSDEQSKFTCNTLQPGCNNVCYDTFAPVSHLRFWVFQIVLVSTPSIFYIIYVLHKITKDEKMETERVQAETKDSVGDYSGQLEGDRVRLGYGHQGEEWSGQDEDSIEQSLLQDDFGKEGKDPTTLSSQVLLIYIVHVLIRSVLEITFLVGQYYLFGFEVPHLFRCQTYPCLTRTDCFVSRATEKTIFLNFMFSISLGCFLLNIVELHYLGWIYIFRILCAACFLCIRPERELYSQSRPLLLRLRHSMRSRLVLQSPTTTLSEEKTATALLSHGPAISFETDSTLECTSKRNPEERECMRLKLANMARFTGKKSWL; encoded by the coding sequence ATGGCTGACTGGTCAATTCTGGGCCGCTTTCTAACAGAGGTTCAGAATCATTCAACGGTAATCGGTAAGATCTGGCTGACGGTGCTTCTGATCTTTCGCATCCTGCTGGTGACCCTTGTTGGAGATGCTGTGTACAGCGACGAGCAGTCAAAGTTTACCTGCAATACGCTGCAGCCGGGCTGCAACAATGTCTGCTATGACACTTTCGCCCCTGTCTCACATTTGCGCTTCTGGGTCTTCCAGATTGTGCTGGTCTCAACACCTTCCATCTTCTACATAATCTATGTGCTGCACAAAATCACCAAAGACGAGAAAATGGAGACAGAGAGGGTCCAGGCAGAGACTAAGGACTCCGTGGGAGACTATTCTGGGCAGCTGGAAGGGGACCGTGTCAGACTGGGATATGGACACCAGGGAGAAGAATGGAGTGGTCAGGATGAGGATAGCATAGAGCAAAGTCTCCTGCAGGATGATTTCGGAAAGGAGGGCAAGGATCCAACCACACTCTCCAGTCAGGTTCTCCTCATCTATATTGTTCACGTCTTGATCCGCTCCGTCCTAGAGATCACATTTCTTGTTGGTCAGTACTACCTGTTTGGATTTGAGGTGCCTCATTTGTTTAGATGTCAAACGTACCCTTGTCTGACACGGACTGATTGTTTTGTGTCGCGAGCCACGGAAAAGACCATTTTCCTTAattttatgtttagcattagcctGGGTTGTTTTCTCCTGAACATTGTGGAGCTTCACTACCTCGGATGGATCTACATTTTCCGCATTTTGTGTGCTGCCTGCTTCCTGTGCATCAGGCCAGAGAGGGAGCTGTATTCTCAAAGCAGGCCTTTGCTGCTACGCCTGAGACATTCAATGCGGAGCAGGCTGGTCCTGCAGTCCCCCACAACCACCTTGTCTGAGGAAAAGACGGCGACGGCTTTGCTTTCACACGGCCCAGCCATTTCCTTTGAGACTGACTCCACTCTTGAATGCACCTCAAAGAGGAACCCAGAGGAGAGGGAATGCATGAGGCTGAAATTGGCCAACATGGCTAGATTTACTGGCAAAAAGTCCTGGTTGTAA